The following coding sequences are from one Selenomonas sputigena ATCC 35185 window:
- the lexA gene encoding transcriptional repressor LexA: MKRRHTSAEWQQTIFSYIKDFLAKKGYPPSVREIGDAVGLKSSSTVHGYLAKMEESGLIKRDPAKPRAIDILEDKPWERNVSIPLVGVVTAGIPILAEENIEDVFSFPQGLIGTHSKVFVLRVKGRSMINAGIHDGDFVFVKQQETADNNDIVVALVDDGSATVKRFFKEKDCIRLQPENDEMEPFYEKNVRILGKVIGTYRRF, from the coding sequence ATGAAACGACGTCATACTTCTGCTGAATGGCAGCAAACAATTTTTTCTTATATCAAAGATTTTCTGGCGAAAAAAGGTTATCCGCCATCTGTGCGCGAAATCGGCGATGCTGTAGGATTGAAATCCAGCTCCACGGTTCATGGTTATCTCGCAAAAATGGAAGAATCGGGGTTAATAAAGCGAGATCCCGCAAAGCCCAGGGCCATCGACATTCTTGAGGATAAGCCATGGGAGCGAAATGTCTCCATTCCCCTCGTCGGCGTTGTGACTGCCGGCATCCCGATTTTGGCCGAGGAAAACATAGAGGATGTATTCTCGTTTCCTCAGGGACTCATCGGCACGCACAGCAAAGTCTTTGTTTTGCGCGTGAAAGGACGCAGCATGATCAATGCGGGGATTCATGACGGCGATTTTGTTTTTGTCAAGCAGCAGGAAACAGCAGACAACAATGACATCGTCGTCGCCTTGGTTGATGATGGCAGCGCTACCGTCAAGCGTTTTTTCAAGGAGAAGGACTGCATACGCCTCCAGCCGGAGAATGACGAAATGGAACCATTCTACGAAAAAAATGTCAGGATTCTCGGAAAAGTGATCGGTACATATCGCCGTTTCTAG
- a CDS encoding restriction endonuclease, translating into MANYFVFRVDYDEYFPFTYEELKQGRLRQGWGGPNMDVRNSFDEFTAAWKKWSPFSENMKRRYNMLRIMLKIQEGDLIVIPKVSMQQMATGRYFTIVKCRKPYEFTLSDGKNDFGHYIEVEPLVSCSYDSSGAAQVLSSSFGKYRRAVNRILDEGVMDAIDVLIMMRRSATQSSPTRLGLLSAETCQARDLYLKELLEKMQSWQNAMFEKVIESLFVQSGYIKVSNNCYDGEGGDVDLVFKAFSERSLMYDIYTKYEDDIMPEIYIQAKKKRGHDSNDVAGVRQLIQMAKKDEKAKVLILINLTDKFSAEAQALADQEHVVLLNGVDFASMLVRHGLENGVGISNNGDEV; encoded by the coding sequence ATGGCAAATTATTTCGTTTTTCGTGTAGATTATGACGAGTACTTTCCTTTCACCTACGAAGAGTTGAAACAGGGGCGACTGCGACAGGGCTGGGGTGGCCCCAATATGGATGTGCGAAATTCGTTTGATGAGTTCACAGCGGCATGGAAGAAGTGGTCTCCATTTAGTGAAAATATGAAACGTCGCTATAATATGCTGCGTATAATGCTTAAAATCCAGGAAGGCGACCTCATTGTTATCCCGAAGGTCAGTATGCAGCAGATGGCGACAGGGCGTTATTTCACAATTGTAAAATGCAGAAAGCCGTATGAGTTTACCCTATCAGATGGGAAGAATGATTTCGGGCACTATATCGAGGTGGAGCCGCTTGTCAGTTGCAGCTATGATTCGAGTGGGGCTGCACAGGTGCTGAGCAGCTCTTTCGGTAAATATCGACGTGCTGTAAATCGTATTCTAGATGAAGGTGTTATGGATGCGATTGATGTATTGATAATGATGAGAAGATCCGCAACACAGTCATCTCCTACACGCCTTGGGCTTCTGTCGGCCGAAACTTGTCAAGCTCGCGATCTCTATCTTAAAGAGCTGCTCGAAAAGATGCAGTCGTGGCAAAATGCTATGTTTGAGAAGGTGATCGAAAGCTTGTTTGTGCAAAGCGGCTACATTAAGGTTAGCAACAACTGCTATGACGGTGAGGGCGGTGATGTCGATCTTGTGTTTAAGGCATTTAGTGAACGATCGCTAATGTATGATATTTACACAAAATATGAAGATGATATAATGCCTGAGATCTACATACAGGCAAAGAAAAAGCGTGGGCACGACAGTAATGATGTTGCAGGGGTTAGGCAGCTCATTCAGATGGCAAAGAAGGATGAAAAAGCGAAAGTGTTAATCCTTATCAATCTTACGGATAAGTTCAGCGCAGAGGCACAGGCACTTGCAGATCAAGAGCATGTTGTCCTGTTGAATGGGGTGGATTTTGCATCTATGCTCGTTCGTCATGGATTGGAGAACGGTGTGGGAATCTCAAATAATGGCGATGAGGTGTGA
- a CDS encoding transposase, with product MKNSKYLWLKNDANLTEKQREKKETLQKKHLKTARACAMRIELQEIYEQSVHQDEAEQRLKKLCSRMMHARLKPMKKFCATIRNHWNEILHYFKHPYTNAILEGMNSIIQNIKRRARGFRNDEYFKTMIYLGYGKLNLNIQIP from the coding sequence TTGAAGAACTCCAAGTATCTGTGGTTGAAGAATGATGCCAATCTGACGGAAAAACAGCGAGAGAAAAAGGAAACGCTCCAGAAGAAGCATTTAAAGACAGCGCGTGCCTGTGCTATGCGCATCGAATTGCAGGAAATCTACGAGCAGTCCGTCCATCAAGACGAGGCGGAACAGCGTTTGAAAAAGCTCTGCAGCCGGATGATGCACGCAAGGCTGAAACCCATGAAGAAGTTTTGCGCCACGATCCGCAATCATTGGAACGAGATCCTGCACTACTTCAAGCACCCCTATACGAACGCCATTCTGGAAGGGATGAACAGCATCATACAAAACATCAAGCGTCGCGCCCGAGGGTTCAGGAATGATGAATATTTCAAGACCATGATCTATCTAGGATACGGCAAGCTGAATCTCAACATCCAGATCCCATAA
- a CDS encoding nucleotidyltransferase family protein — protein MMQKPVFTMEHIAAMVKPLADKYRVKEIYLFGSYARGEADENSDLDFLVFGGEMFKRTMIFALAEDLRETLKKKVDVFEIGEVNPDSDFYKTIMKEKVLVA, from the coding sequence ATGATGCAGAAGCCGGTATTTACAATGGAACATATTGCCGCGATGGTAAAACCGCTCGCTGATAAATATCGTGTGAAAGAAATTTATTTATTCGGCTCGTATGCGAGAGGGGAAGCGGACGAAAACAGCGATTTGGATTTTTTGGTTTTTGGTGGAGAGATGTTTAAGAGAACGATGATTTTTGCTTTGGCAGAGGATTTGCGAGAAACGCTGAAGAAAAAGGTGGACGTTTTTGAAATCGGCGAAGTCAACCCAGACAGTGACTTTTATAAAACAATCATGAAAGAAAAGGTTTTGGTAGCATGA
- a CDS encoding HepT-like ribonuclease domain-containing protein has product MKYSDRQRVQKIYDYAVRLQEYILENRIEKEVLLTQLPLQWLVTTPLYNMGEHCHNLSAEYKVKHGEIPWAMIAGLRHRLVHDYDGTNWNIISEVVFEELPILIEQLRACLTENENTEDVR; this is encoded by the coding sequence ATGAAATATTCAGACCGACAAAGGGTTCAGAAGATATATGACTATGCCGTTCGCTTACAGGAGTATATTTTAGAAAACCGCATTGAAAAAGAGGTGTTGTTGACACAGTTGCCACTGCAGTGGCTTGTCACAACACCGCTATATAATATGGGTGAGCATTGTCATAATCTGTCCGCAGAGTATAAAGTCAAACATGGGGAAATTCCATGGGCGATGATTGCAGGCTTGCGGCATCGCCTGGTACATGATTATGATGGAACAAATTGGAACATTATCTCAGAGGTTGTTTTTGAAGAACTGCCAATCTTGATAGAGCAGCTCAGGGCGTGTTTGACGGAAAACGAGAATACGGAGGATGTGAGATGA
- a CDS encoding ShlB/FhaC/HecB family hemolysin secretion/activation protein, translating to MITLKLPSALLLAAAILPLSVSPAQAAPLSQQEQLDQSRAQEAARQERLHQERTEVDTPAPPSSTLPADETVRFPIAKVVLENDSGKFYFLRHIARDYEGRELALKEINEAVGKMNHELMQRGFSTSRVVIPEQNLSEGTLRLVLQIGRIHAVRFTEGSDTLYTYNLFPFREGDVLNVRDIEQGLEQAKRLPSQDITVKLLPAQEPQMTDVLLTVMRSKNVYGTISLDDSGLKDTGKLQLYGNVGVDQIFQRNDILRVGMNLDGAQDGYAKGTRGHNVSYTIPYGAHTFTFSYQRSKYHQTVESRPYDFISAGDTNISTFSWDYVLHRSSSMKTSMDIRLKKRNSHSFINDVELPIQAMHQTSLEVGYAERLYIDRDTLYFRIAHRFGLGWLGAQEEKTYPDAPKTRYRLWLVDVDYVHPFTFDHRPATFTSSLHGQWTMNEQRLYGVDMISMGGRYTVRGFDGETTLMGTNGWYLRNEFATKFPKQKAELYLGLDVGAVYGYGADLYNGHVLAGATLGIRGTIHDISYDVFVAAPIEKPKGFHTPDATCGFSLGWKVLRAVLQKAANQATEVA from the coding sequence GCTGCATCAAGAACGCACGGAGGTTGATACGCCCGCTCCCCCTTCCTCAACGCTTCCTGCCGATGAAACGGTTCGTTTCCCCATAGCCAAGGTCGTGCTTGAAAATGACTCTGGGAAGTTCTATTTCCTGCGTCATATCGCCCGTGACTACGAAGGACGCGAGCTTGCTCTCAAGGAGATCAATGAAGCCGTCGGCAAGATGAACCACGAGCTTATGCAGCGCGGTTTTTCAACAAGCCGCGTCGTCATCCCCGAGCAGAATCTCTCAGAAGGAACGCTCCGCCTTGTCTTGCAGATCGGACGCATTCATGCCGTACGCTTTACGGAAGGCAGTGATACGCTCTATACATACAACCTCTTCCCGTTTCGCGAAGGCGATGTCTTGAACGTGCGCGATATTGAGCAGGGGCTTGAGCAGGCGAAGCGCCTGCCTTCGCAGGATATTACCGTGAAGCTCTTACCTGCACAGGAGCCGCAAATGACGGATGTCCTGCTCACGGTGATGCGCAGCAAGAATGTCTACGGCACGATCTCCCTCGATGATTCCGGTCTCAAGGATACGGGAAAGCTGCAGCTTTATGGCAATGTCGGCGTCGACCAGATATTTCAGCGGAACGATATACTGCGCGTCGGCATGAATCTCGACGGCGCACAGGACGGCTATGCGAAGGGCACGCGCGGGCATAATGTCAGCTACACGATTCCCTACGGGGCGCATACGTTTACGTTCTCTTACCAGCGCTCGAAATATCATCAGACGGTGGAGAGCCGCCCCTACGATTTCATCAGCGCGGGCGATACGAATATCTCGACATTTTCCTGGGATTATGTATTGCATCGTTCGTCGAGCATGAAAACGAGCATGGATATTCGTCTGAAGAAGCGCAATTCCCATAGCTTCATCAACGATGTGGAGCTTCCCATCCAGGCGATGCACCAGACATCGTTGGAGGTCGGCTATGCGGAGCGGCTTTACATCGACCGGGACACGCTCTATTTCCGCATCGCGCACCGCTTCGGACTCGGTTGGCTGGGCGCACAGGAGGAGAAAACGTATCCTGATGCGCCAAAGACGCGCTATCGCCTGTGGCTTGTCGATGTGGATTATGTCCATCCGTTTACTTTCGATCATCGGCCTGCAACATTCACGAGTTCCTTACACGGACAGTGGACGATGAACGAGCAAAGACTCTATGGCGTGGATATGATCAGCATGGGCGGACGCTACACGGTGCGCGGCTTCGATGGCGAGACCACGCTGATGGGAACGAACGGCTGGTATCTTAGAAATGAATTTGCGACGAAGTTCCCGAAGCAAAAGGCGGAACTCTATCTCGGACTTGATGTCGGCGCCGTCTACGGCTACGGCGCTGATCTCTACAACGGGCATGTGCTTGCAGGCGCAACTCTCGGCATTCGCGGAACAATCCACGATATTTCTTACGATGTTTTCGTTGCTGCGCCCATAGAAAAACCCAAGGGATTCCACACGCCGGACGCGACCTGTGGTTTCTCCCTCGGGTGGAAGGTTTTAAGGGCTGTATTACAGAAAGCAGCAAATCAAGCCACTGAAGTTGCCTAA